In Rutidosis leptorrhynchoides isolate AG116_Rl617_1_P2 chromosome 2, CSIRO_AGI_Rlap_v1, whole genome shotgun sequence, one genomic interval encodes:
- the LOC139892645 gene encoding putative UPF0481 protein At3g02645 isoform X2: MTTKSISNPYSFSKMNVDEDEWVESMRKSILEHEEEVDKVAVSIFSVPNVLLATDPESYIPQQIALGPFHHWLPEVYDMQRYKLAAARRTVKKYNINFERMIETMKKKDEARIRACYHKFLDMSGDALIWMMAVDMAFLLEFLVVYSMKEEGRVIKKVNSSMSHLVDGSGKKLSHMAILRDLVMVENQIPLFLVKTMLEHQCKKVSDDYESVAKETLKKMLMGLYHELTPFQENELPDVDINECDHLLDFLYHLTVPNNKELGIMEAEIDIEEEDIAEVNDEEEKEKDSFAKESEVRRFMNYIWNILSKSNAGLVKVFKKLIFGKPMALLMKLPWKIISSLPILKMMKEPMERMLEKFQGEGEEKSEEDVGAQKSPTIEEITIPSVTEMARAGIRFSPVNGGIFDISFDHITSTLYLPVVDLDVNTEVYLRNLVAYEACVAAGPLVVARYTELMNGIIDTEDDAKFLRERGIVLNHLKSDKEVADLWNGMSKSVKLTKVPKMDKVIEDVNKSCARVFHQLPDIQGGSE, translated from the exons ATGACAACCAAATCCATCTCCAATCCATATTCTTTCTCAAAGATGAACGTGGACGAAGACGAATGGGTCGAAAGTATGCGAAAATCGATACTCGAGCACGAAGAAGAAGTCGATAAAGTTGCTGTTTCAATCTTCTCTGTCCCTAACGTACTTCTCGCTACAGATCCCGAATCGTACATCCCACAACAGATCGCATTAGGCCCGTTTCATCATTGGCTCCCTGAAGTTTACGATATGCAAAGGTACAAGCTAGCAGCTGCAAGAAGAACCGTTAAAAAGTACAACATCAACTTCGAACGTATGATCGAAACAATGAAGAAGAAAGACGAGGCTCGAATTCGTGCTTGTTATCATAAGTTTCTTGATATGTCTGGTGACGCTTTAATTTGGATGATGGCGGTTGACATGGCGTTTTTACTCGAATTTTTAGTAGTTTATTCGATGAAAGAAGAAGGTCGTGTTATTAAAAAGGTTAATTCTTCGATGTCGCATTTGGTGGATGGTTCAGGGAAGAAATTATCGCATATGGCGATTCTGCGTGATTTGGTGATGGTAGAGAATCAGATTCCGTTGTTTCTTGTAAAGACGATGTTGGAGCATCAGTGTAAGAAGGTTAGTGACGATTATGAAAGCGTCGCTAAAGAGAcgttgaagaagatgttgatggggTTGTACCATGAGCTTACTCCTTTTCAAGAGAATGAGTTGCCGGATGTTGATATCAACGAGTGTGATCACTTGCTCGATTTTCTATATCATTTAACCGTGCCGAATAATAAAGAGTTAGGGATCATGGAGGCCGAAATCGACATCGAAGAAGAAG ATATCGCCGAGGTCAACgacgaagaagagaaagaaaaagataGTTTCGCAAAAGAAAGTGAAGTTCGACGTTTTATGAACTATATATGGAACATCCTCTCCAAATCGAATGCAGGTTTAGTAAAGGTATTCAAGAAACTCATTTTTGGGAAACCAATGGCTTTGTTAATGAAATTACCGTGGAAGATTATATCTAGCCTTCCTATACTTAAAATGATGAAAGAACCCATGGAGCGTATGCTCGAAAAGTTCCAGGGTGAAGGTGAGGAAAAATCAGAAGAAGACGTTGGCGCCCAAAAGTCGCCAACGATAGAAGAAATCACAATCCCATCAGTCACCGAAATGGCCCGAGCTGGGATCCGTTTCTCACCGGTGAACGGTGGGATATTTGACATTAGTTTTGATCACATAACATCTACACTTTATCTCCCGGTGGTCGATTTGGACGTAAACACGGAGGTCTATTTAAGAAACTTGGTAGCATACGAAGCGTGTGTCGCTGCAGGGCCGTTAGTGGTGGCTCGTTACACCGAGTTAATGAATGGGATCATTGATACCGAAGACGATGCAAAGTTCCTAAGAGAAAGAGGGATAGTTTTGAATCATTTGAAGAGTGATAAAGAAGTAGCTGATTTGTGGAATGGGATGAGTAAGTCAGTGAAGTTAACAAAAGTACCAAAAATGGATAAAGTGATTGAAGATGTGAATAAAAG TTGTGCTCGTGTGTTTCATCAGTTACCAGATATTCAAGGTGGATCTGAATAG
- the LOC139892645 gene encoding putative UPF0481 protein At3g02645 isoform X1, with amino-acid sequence MTTKSISNPYSFSKMNVDEDEWVESMRKSILEHEEEVDKVAVSIFSVPNVLLATDPESYIPQQIALGPFHHWLPEVYDMQRYKLAAARRTVKKYNINFERMIETMKKKDEARIRACYHKFLDMSGDALIWMMAVDMAFLLEFLVVYSMKEEGRVIKKVNSSMSHLVDGSGKKLSHMAILRDLVMVENQIPLFLVKTMLEHQCKKVSDDYESVAKETLKKMLMGLYHELTPFQENELPDVDINECDHLLDFLYHLTVPNNKELGIMEAEIDIEEEDIAEVNDEEEKEKDSFAKESEVRRFMNYIWNILSKSNAGLVKVFKKLIFGKPMALLMKLPWKIISSLPILKMMKEPMERMLEKFQGEGEEKSEEDVGAQKSPTIEEITIPSVTEMARAGIRFSPVNGGIFDISFDHITSTLYLPVVDLDVNTEVYLRNLVAYEACVAAGPLVVARYTELMNGIIDTEDDAKFLRERGIVLNHLKSDKEVADLWNGMSKSVKLTKVPKMDKVIEDVNKRYSQTWRVKFAKFMNTYVFGSWKFLTVLAALFMLLLTALQSFCSVYSCARVFHQLPDIQGGSE; translated from the exons ATGACAACCAAATCCATCTCCAATCCATATTCTTTCTCAAAGATGAACGTGGACGAAGACGAATGGGTCGAAAGTATGCGAAAATCGATACTCGAGCACGAAGAAGAAGTCGATAAAGTTGCTGTTTCAATCTTCTCTGTCCCTAACGTACTTCTCGCTACAGATCCCGAATCGTACATCCCACAACAGATCGCATTAGGCCCGTTTCATCATTGGCTCCCTGAAGTTTACGATATGCAAAGGTACAAGCTAGCAGCTGCAAGAAGAACCGTTAAAAAGTACAACATCAACTTCGAACGTATGATCGAAACAATGAAGAAGAAAGACGAGGCTCGAATTCGTGCTTGTTATCATAAGTTTCTTGATATGTCTGGTGACGCTTTAATTTGGATGATGGCGGTTGACATGGCGTTTTTACTCGAATTTTTAGTAGTTTATTCGATGAAAGAAGAAGGTCGTGTTATTAAAAAGGTTAATTCTTCGATGTCGCATTTGGTGGATGGTTCAGGGAAGAAATTATCGCATATGGCGATTCTGCGTGATTTGGTGATGGTAGAGAATCAGATTCCGTTGTTTCTTGTAAAGACGATGTTGGAGCATCAGTGTAAGAAGGTTAGTGACGATTATGAAAGCGTCGCTAAAGAGAcgttgaagaagatgttgatggggTTGTACCATGAGCTTACTCCTTTTCAAGAGAATGAGTTGCCGGATGTTGATATCAACGAGTGTGATCACTTGCTCGATTTTCTATATCATTTAACCGTGCCGAATAATAAAGAGTTAGGGATCATGGAGGCCGAAATCGACATCGAAGAAGAAG ATATCGCCGAGGTCAACgacgaagaagagaaagaaaaagataGTTTCGCAAAAGAAAGTGAAGTTCGACGTTTTATGAACTATATATGGAACATCCTCTCCAAATCGAATGCAGGTTTAGTAAAGGTATTCAAGAAACTCATTTTTGGGAAACCAATGGCTTTGTTAATGAAATTACCGTGGAAGATTATATCTAGCCTTCCTATACTTAAAATGATGAAAGAACCCATGGAGCGTATGCTCGAAAAGTTCCAGGGTGAAGGTGAGGAAAAATCAGAAGAAGACGTTGGCGCCCAAAAGTCGCCAACGATAGAAGAAATCACAATCCCATCAGTCACCGAAATGGCCCGAGCTGGGATCCGTTTCTCACCGGTGAACGGTGGGATATTTGACATTAGTTTTGATCACATAACATCTACACTTTATCTCCCGGTGGTCGATTTGGACGTAAACACGGAGGTCTATTTAAGAAACTTGGTAGCATACGAAGCGTGTGTCGCTGCAGGGCCGTTAGTGGTGGCTCGTTACACCGAGTTAATGAATGGGATCATTGATACCGAAGACGATGCAAAGTTCCTAAGAGAAAGAGGGATAGTTTTGAATCATTTGAAGAGTGATAAAGAAGTAGCTGATTTGTGGAATGGGATGAGTAAGTCAGTGAAGTTAACAAAAGTACCAAAAATGGATAAAGTGATTGAAGATGTGAATAAAAGGTATAGTCAAACATGGAGGGTGAAATTTGCAAAATTCATGAATACATATGTGTTTGGATCTTGGAAGTTTTTAACAGTTTTGGCTGCTTTGTTTATGTTGTTGTTAACGGCGTTACAATCGTTCTGCTCGGTTTATAGTTGTGCTCGTGTGTTTCATCAGTTACCAGATATTCAAGGTGGATCTGAATAG